From the genome of Rhizobium sp. NXC24, one region includes:
- a CDS encoding GntR family transcriptional regulator, protein MKPTAGALQAADDSAETSTQQIRDAIRDAIVERRLAPGAKLSEADVGNLFNVSRTLARAALQALSYEGLVSVEKNRGAFVAYPSPEEARQIFAARRLVEPGILLEAAARISPADIQHLRQLLLLEGRLVEEHGSAARRAEIKASGDFHLAIAVISGNAIMQRFMEELVARSSLVIALYGQSTASSCGHHEHGEIVDALEQKDSDRACRLMLQHIAHIETDLDMRERKGFNLKEAFDI, encoded by the coding sequence ATGAAGCCAACTGCGGGCGCCCTCCAAGCCGCCGACGATTCAGCCGAAACAAGCACGCAGCAGATCCGCGACGCCATTCGCGACGCGATCGTTGAAAGACGCCTTGCTCCTGGCGCGAAGCTTTCCGAGGCAGATGTCGGCAATCTCTTCAATGTCAGCCGCACGCTGGCGCGTGCCGCCTTGCAGGCGCTTTCCTATGAAGGGCTTGTCAGTGTCGAGAAAAATCGCGGCGCTTTTGTCGCCTATCCGTCCCCGGAGGAGGCACGGCAGATCTTCGCCGCACGCCGGCTCGTCGAGCCAGGCATCCTGCTTGAGGCGGCAGCCAGGATATCGCCGGCGGACATCCAGCATCTGCGGCAGCTTCTATTGCTGGAAGGCAGGCTGGTCGAAGAGCACGGATCGGCCGCCCGCCGCGCGGAGATCAAGGCCTCAGGCGATTTTCATCTGGCAATCGCGGTGATATCAGGCAACGCCATCATGCAGCGCTTCATGGAGGAACTCGTCGCTCGCTCCTCGCTGGTGATCGCGCTCTACGGCCAGTCGACAGCCTCGAGCTGCGGCCATCATGAACACGGCGAAATCGTCGATGCCCTTGAGCAGAAGGATTCGGACAGGGCCTGCCGCCTTATGCTGCAGCACATCGCCCATATCGAGACCGATCTCGACATGCGTGAACGCAAGGGCTTCAATCTGAAAGAAGCATTCGACATCTGA
- the msuE gene encoding FMN reductase codes for MNILALSGNVKRPSRTASLVNVAANRLRQRVGGDVQSIELVDAAPVLFRALRADQLDTEGKAIIAAVEGADIIIVGSPVYRASYSGALKHLFDLVDYRALAGKRVILAATGGTLLHGLMLEHQLRPLFGFFNALTVPTAIYALEADFADHELTNPAVLERIDRAVEEVATITPALDIGAIAAPGKHSGLAA; via the coding sequence ATGAACATCCTCGCGCTGAGTGGCAATGTCAAAAGACCATCCAGGACGGCGTCCTTGGTGAACGTCGCCGCCAATCGGCTGCGGCAGCGCGTTGGTGGCGATGTGCAGTCCATCGAGCTTGTCGACGCGGCCCCCGTGCTCTTTCGGGCGCTTAGAGCGGATCAACTCGATACCGAAGGCAAGGCGATCATCGCCGCGGTGGAAGGCGCCGATATCATAATTGTTGGATCGCCCGTCTATCGCGCGTCCTACAGCGGCGCGCTGAAGCATCTCTTTGATCTCGTCGATTATCGAGCACTCGCGGGCAAACGGGTCATTCTCGCCGCAACCGGCGGGACACTGTTGCATGGCCTGATGCTTGAGCACCAATTGCGGCCGCTCTTCGGTTTCTTCAATGCGCTGACCGTCCCGACCGCAATCTATGCGCTTGAGGCCGACTTCGCCGATCACGAACTCACGAATCCCGCCGTCCTCGAGCGCATCGATCGAGCCGTCGAAGAGGTCGCGACAATCACGCCAGCGCTCGACATCGGAGCGATCGCCGCCCCGGGAAAACACAGCGGATTGGCAGCCTAG